CCTGCTGGAGGGCCATCAATTCGTCGACGCGTTGCTGTTTGACTTCTTCCGGCAGATGCCCGTCCAATTTCACCGCCGGCGTACCGGGCTCGAGTGAATACGGGAACACCCCCATCCGCTCGAAACGCGACTCGTAGACAAAATCTTTGAGTTCTTGGAACTCCTCTTCTGTCTCGCCAGGAAATCCGACGACGAATGTGGTCCGCATGACGAGATTCGGAATTCGTTCGCGGAGCTTGCTGACGAGTTCAATCGTTTGTTCCCGATTGACGCGGCGTTGCATGCGTTTCAGCACCCGACTGCTAATGTGCTGCAATGGCATATCCAGGTACGGAATCACCTTCGACGACTCCGCAATTGTGTCGATGAGTTCATCGGTGAAGTGAATCGGGTACAGGTACATCAAGCGAATCCACTCGATCCCTTCGACCTTCTCCAACTCCTTCAGCAACTGAACGAGCCGCACCTCGCCATAAAGATCCAACCCGTAATAAGTCGTGTCTTGAGCAACGAGGATCAGTTCCTTGGTTCCGTCCGCAGCAAGTTCCTCGGCTTCGGCGACGACCATTTCGATCGGTTTCGTGACGTGCTTTCCCCGCATGCTGGGAATCGAACAGAACGTGCACGTTCGATCGCAACCTTCGCTGATTTTCAGATAGGCAAAGTGATTCGCCGTGATTCTGAGTCGCGCACGATCGTCGAGAGCTTGGATCGGAGCCGGACGAAACACGTTGCGTTGTTCGTCGAGCATTTCTTCCGCCGACGGCCGTTCGGTTTGCCCGACATCCTGCACGAATCGGTCGGCGACCTGACCAATTTCATCACGACCGAACACACCGACCACGTGATCGATGTCGGATAACTCTTCTCGCAAGCCGGCCGCCCCCAACCGTTCCGGGAGACATCCAGCGACGATCACACCTTTCGTTTTCCCAGCCGCTTTGAGATCGAGCATTTCGCGAATGACGGCTTTCGATTCCTCGCGGCTGCTATCGATGAAGCCACAAGTGTTAACGATCACGAAGTCCGCCCCGTCCGGTTCAGACACCAGCGAGTACCCTTCCATCGCCAGCGTGCCCAGCATTTTCTCGCTGTCCACAAGGTTCTTCGGGCACCCCAAACTCACAAAAGCATATCGGCCTTTGGCATCGGCCACTTCCGGAGCATCCACAAGCATGGGTTGTGTCGGTTCGGACTGATCGAGAATTGGAAGCTGTTGCATGGATTTCTCGGAGAAGCTATCGAGCCTGCGAAGTTTCAGGAGACTCGTGAATGCTGCGTCCATCAAAATTTGAACTGCAGCATCCTCAAGACAGAGATGATGTGTTTGATTTTACCGATCGAAATCGAAAGTCGACAGAAGAAAATTAGTCGTCTTTGCCCGCATCGAGGACCGAGAGAAACGCCTTCTGCGGGATCTCGACTTGGCCGAACTGTTTCATGCGTTTCTTCCCTTCCTTTTGTTTCGCCCAGAGTTTGCGTTTCCGGGTGATGTCCCCACCGTAACATTTGGCGGTCACGTTTTTGCGGAGGGCGGAAATCGTTTCCCGGGCAATCACGCGGCTGCCGATCGCCGCTTGCAAGGGGATCTCGAACATGTGCTTCGAGATTTCTTCTTTCAACCGTTTGCACAACGACCGACCACGTTTCTCCGCGTTCGAGCGGTGAACGATGGTCGAAAGGGCATCCACTTTCACGCCTTTGACGAGGATATCCATCTTGACCAAATCCGCCGCCCCGTAGCCGATGACGTCGTAATCCATCGTGCCGTAACCCCGGGTAGCACTTTTGAGTTTGTCGTACATGTCGTAGACAATCTCCGCCAGCGGCAACTCATACGTGATCTGTGCCCGTGTCGAGCCGAGATATTCCGTGCTCTTGAACACACCGCGACGGTCTTCGCAAAGTTGCAGCAGCACGCCGATGTTTTCTTCGGGAACGATGAAGGTCACGCGAGCGATCGGTTCGAGAAACTCCTTGATTTGCCCCGCGTCTGGCACATCTTGGGGATTGTCGATTTCGATTTCTTCGTCTTGTTGGTTGCGAATCCGATAGGTCACGTTGGGGGCGGTTTGGATCAGATCGATGTTCTGTTCGCCCTCAAGCCGTTGCTGGATAATTTCCATGTGCAACATGCCCAGGAATCCACAGCGGAACCCAAACCCTAACGCATCACTGGTTTCCGGTTGGAAGCTGAAACTAGCATCGTTCATCCCGAGCTTTTGCAATTCGCCACGGAGCTTTTCGAAGTCGGTGGCGTCGATGGGATACATGCCGCAAAAGACCATCTGCTGTGGCGTTTGATACCCCGGCAACGCCTTCTCCGGTTTGCGTTCCGGATGGCAAACGGTATCGCCAACGTGCACCGTGGAAAGGTCTTTGATGCCGGTCAGAATGTAGCCCACTTGGCCGGGACCAAGTTTGTCGCACTCGACCTGATGTGGGCGGAATTGGCCAAGCTCGATGACTTCGTTCACCGTGCCGGCCTTCATGAACTGAATCTTCTGACCAACTTCAATGGTGCCTTCAACCACACGCACGTACGTGACTACACCACGGAAACCGTCGTATTTACTGTCGAACACCAACGCCCGTAGTGGGTCTTCGGGTTTCCCGCTTGGCGGGGGAATGCGTTCGACGATCGCTCCCAGCACGTCTTGCACACCCAACCCGGTTTTGGCACTGCACTTGATCGACTCAAACGGATCCAGTCCCAAAACGGTTTCAATTTCCTCCATCACTTCGTCGATTCGCACGACAGGCAAATCGATTTTGTTGATGACCGGAACCAGTTCGAGATCAGCTTCAATCGCTGCGTAGGCGTTCGCAACTGTTTGAGCTTGAACACCTTGGAACGCATCAACCAATAACAACGCCCCTTCACAGGCGGCAAGACTCCGCGAGACTTCGTAGTGGAAATCCACGTGACCAGGCGTGTCAATCAAGTTGAGTTCGTACTCTTGCCCTTTGTGTTCGTAACGCAACGCGACCGTCCGTGCTTTCACGGTGATGCCTCGGCTGCGTTCCACATCCAAGTCGTCCAGCAACTGCGCTTTGAACTCGCGTTCGGTGATCGCTCCGGTTTGCAGCAGAAATTGGTCGGCCAACGTGCTTTTGCCGTGGTCGATGTGGGCGATGATCGAAAAATTCCGAATGAACTGCGGATCCATAAATTATCCGTTTGCAATCGCAAAGGTGGTTCTCAAGCCGCCGGTCCCAACAGACGGACCCTCAGCGCGAATCCCATTATAGCGAAAGAGGCCCGCCCGGAACCAGGGGTGGCGAACCACGGATCACGGAACAAAACTCAGGAACCAGAATCGGAGGCGGACAATCACCCACCCCCGTCATCTGGTTCCCATTTTTCCGGCTGGGTTACTTGTCTTCCGACACGGGTTTGCCGTCCGTCGGTGCGAAACTCCACCACAGGGTTTTCGGTACGGTTCCCGCGACGATGAGCAGCAAGTGAGCAAAGATCACTGCAAAGAGCGTCTTGATCACACCATCGGTGAAGCCATAGGAGTGCAAACCTTTACCGAGTTGGTTCACACCGAACCACGACCAGCTCACCGCAATGTTTCCGGCAATCGCCAACACAGCCAACCCGCGATCCCGCACCAAGCCGCCCCAGCGAGCGTGGAGCACCAATGCGTTCCAAAGCACGATGATCAGAGCCCCGTTTTCTTTCGGGTCCCAACCCCAGAACCGGCCCCAACTATCATCCGCCCACAGTCCACCGAGCACCGTACCGACGAAGCTGAAGAAGATCGAAAACGCGATGGTGCCGTAGATCATTCGCGTCAGTTCGCGGTCCAACCTCGAATCCAGTTTCGGCGTAAACATCCCGAGGATGACATATGCAATCCCGAGCAGACCGGCAATGTAAGTCGTTGCATATCCCAAAGTAATACACACCACGTGGGTTGCGAGCCAGAAGCCGGTATCCAGAACGGCTTGCAGGACTTTAATCGTATCACCACCCTCGTTGAGCACTTCTGTCGTCAAAAGATGAGCAATCCACAGTGTGGTACACCCAGCGACACCGGCTGCGAGATTGCCGATGCCGATCTTCCAAATCAACTCAAACACCAAGCCTAACACCACACATCCCCAGCCGATGAAGATCGCCGAGGAATACAGGTTCGTCACCGGCGGACGACCGGAAATATAAATGCGTCCCCAGAGGGCCAGTGTATGCAGCACGAAGGTGAACGCAATCAACCAAAATGCGCTCGCATTGAGTACGCGACTCCACCCCAACCACGCCCCCATCGCAAGAATTGCGGCGAACAGATACGGGAACATGAGATAAAAATCGGGAGCCATCTGGTTGAAGGATGCTTCGAAATCGGTCCGCTCGACATCCAAATTCCCCTTCGCCTTGCCAGGCAATTCAGGCGACTTGGACTCGACGACGGCGTGATAATTGGCCACCGCCTCGTTGAACGCCTTCGGCTCATTCGCCTCGTACGCGGCGATAATGCGTGGCAGCACGTTCGTGGATTTTTCGCCCGATTGGGAATCACTCGGCAAATCTCGCAGGACAGCTTTGACCAGCAGTTGCGCTCGTTCGCCCATCCGTGTGGCCGCGTCTTCGATTTTCGATTCCCGATTCTCACCGGGGAACGTATCGATGGCTTCCTCGAAGATTTTCTGAACTACACCGTCGGGGAGTTTGAGGGCAACCGTCGTTGCGTTGCCTTGCGGACCGGCATCGACGATGGCTTCCATCACCTGCTTCCATTCGCCATCGATATTCTTGAACGATCCCCGATCCAACTCGAACTTTGCCAAGTCGGAAAGTGGAATCTGTTTGGCTTGTTCGCCGACAGTTTCAGCCGCTCGGTTCCGCATCATTTCGAGATAATCGTAGACCTTGCTGACTTCGATTTCCGTCAGTAATTGCGGCAGACTTTCGCGGGCGATTTCACGAGCGGTTTCCTCAATGCCGTCCTTCTCGACCAACTCCGCCAACGTCAATCGTGAGGCGGCCAACACGTAGGGTTGCCACTTCTCGACGGTGGGCGAGAAGATCAGCATCGGAAACGTATCCAACATCTGACTGTCTTGAAGATTCGTGACCAACCCCAAATTGTTGATCGCCATCCGACCGGTGAATGGCACGGTTTTCAACATTTCTCGGCGTTCTTCGACGATTGACATCCGCCGCTGCAGATCAATCAAACGGTTGTGATAGATGCTGCGGAATGGGGACGGATCACCTTTGGCATTCTCGACCGCTTCTTCCGCAGCGGCTTTGGCGTCTTTGCCGACGGCTTTGGCGAGCTGTTTCTTCGCTTCTCTCTTGGCGACTTCATCCGCTTTCTTCTGCGCGATGATTTCCGCAGCCGCGACCTCACGGTTGATGATGTCCTCTTTCTTCTTCAACTCCACGTAGGAATACAAATGCCGATCCCGCTCGAACAGGTCGAGTTTGGTGAGCACCTGCGGATGATCGATACGGATGATCTTGTGATCGAGTTCCTCTTCTGGCAGCGTCATCAAATCGAGCAACCACTTTGTCGCCGGCAAACGGACTTCTTCCGTCTCGCCGTCTTTTTCAATCTCGGCGATGAGTTCCTGCCGACCGGAGAGCATCCGCATTGTCGTTCGGGCGACGGTATCGATCGGCTTCACCCGGCCTTCATTGACGACCGGAATCTCACCAAACTGGTAGTAATTGAACTGCCCTTCCTCCGGTGACGGCACCCGAGCCTTCCCCGCCAGCCAACCGGCCCAAAGAACAACCAAGACCACCGGCACACCAATCCGAATCCATGTGGGCAACCCGTCGTCCTTGGTCAACTCCGGTGTCACCGCTGAAGTCGCTGTGGACGTCATCGTGGGCAGATTCTGCTCACGTCGCCGACGATCCAAGAATCGCAGCAAGATCGCACCGAAGTGTGCCAACATACCGACCGCAACAATCATGCAGGAGACGTAAGGAATCATCCAACTGCGGTTTTCGACGACTTGCAGCGTCGTCGTTTCCACACCAGTGCGGGGGTTGCGATCGTAACCGCTTTGGTAGAACGTCTCGCCGCCGAAGCGGAGCGGGTTGTTCATCCAGATATCGACAGTGCTGGTCAAATCCCGCGTTTTGTCGTACACCTGCACTTCGGAGCGGTAATCGCGAGGCGTGTTCGTGCCGATGTAATCCGTCTTGCTGACATCGACCAGGTGCATCGAATACGGTTTATAAATCCGATGAAACCGCAACGTCACGCCGTACTGTTCGCCATCAACCTCGATGATTTGCGGCTCGGACAAGAACAAACTAAACAACCACGTCCCGCGTGATTTTTTGGTTTCCTTGTCGATCACATCGACGTACACCGCAGACATATCGACCATGCTGGCGTTGTCGGTTCCGGTGCTGATTGGCATCGGGAAACTGAAGGCTTGCTTGCCCACGCCCTCGGTCGCCAAGTTTTTGTCGTCGGGTTTGGCTGTACGAAGATCCGAGTTCTCGTAGAACTCTTTCACGACGAACTCAAACGGCAACTTCTCGTTCGCGATCGTGTCGCCGGTGCGATGACTTTTCTTGATCATCCATTCCGGCACGACAACTTCATTGTACTCTTCGTCGTCTTCATTCGGATCGTGTTGAACCGCGAGTTCGAACCGGCGGATATCGAACACGTAATCCAAGGTTTGTCCTTCACGGAGCGTCATGCGGGCTTCGACGGCACTGAGACCGACGAGCAATTCGCTGAGCATCATCAAACCGATTCCACCGTGCAGCAACACCACACCGGCTCGCTTCTTGAACAAGAGCGAACAACCGGCGAGCAGCACCATCGCGGCCAACGTGGCTTTGATCAGTTGCCAGAGAATCCGCATGCCGGAGTAGTTGTTTTTGACGGATGTTTCATCGATCCCGACAAACAACACAGCTGCGGTCGCGGCAAAACCGGCAGCGATCACCCAACAGAACACGCGACCGGGCCAAACCGGAGTTTTCAACCGAGCCCCGACATATCCGATGATCGCTCCAATAACGACCAGCGAAACGAGAAAGACGTTCCAAATTTCCACGGCTCCAAAGTTACCGGTTGAAGACAAACCGTCTTTGTTCGAGCCTTCGTTGATCACCCAGGCGGTCAGCAAACCGCCGATGCCTAACAACACGGAACCAGAGATCGCGGCGACACCGCGACCTTGCACTTTGAAGCGGATCATGTGAGCCGCGAGCAAGTTGAACGCCATTACCACGCCGACGGTCCAGCCCTTCGGAAACCAAATCCCGTTGGTGATTGCCGTCGCCGCCGTATAACCAATCGCCATCGGCAGATAGACCGCCAACTTCGTGGGCCAGTCCCAACTTTTCGGCATAAAGAGCAACAGCAACGCCATCCAGCCGAAGCCCATGAGAATCGAGGTCCCCAACCGGACCGGATCGGTCGGTGACTCCAATTCCGGCCGCCCCTGCCCAGCGAAGAACGAGGGCGGAAACAGCAGTTTCATGTCGACGTGCACAAACCATTCTTTGGGGTGCACCATTTCCGTGATGACTTCCCAACTCGTTTCGGTGAACGCCGAGACGGACGTGGTGTCGAAGGTGGCGTCGGTTTCCAAGCGGAAATACTTGCTGACAACCGTCCAAATCCCATGATCGGTCTGGGCGAGCGTGCCCGCAAGAACAATGAAAATCGCCAACGCAAACAATGCCACCGTCAATTTCAGCGAGGCGAATGCGGTGAGAATTTCATGCAACGTGCTTCCGAAACCACTCATGCGAGGTTCGGCGGGGGTTGCCTGCGTCGATTCATTCGTGTTCGAATCCATCGCGTCTGAACTCATGGTTGAAACATCCTTAATTCGTTTCTGGATTCGCAGTTAAGTGGTCACTGTAGTCGTCGGCGGCGTAAAGCTGAGAAACTGCATTCGGTGAAGGCGCCGGGGCCCACTGCTGAAAATGGCGTCCGACGGTCCTACTTTCACTCGAATTTCGCGGAGCGGACGAAGTCGGCGAAGGCGGCTTGTTCGCGAGCGGCGAGTTTCGGTGGACCGATCAATTTGAAGAACCAAATCCGACCGCCCTGCGGAATAATCGCGCCATACAACGCTTTGTCTTGACCATCGAAGAACATCAAATGTCCGGCTTGCCCGTCGACCGTCACAGGTTCCGTGACGTTGCCGACCTCACTGTTTTCAACCGCTGCTAAACCGACTTGGCGTCGCCAGCGGTTCACGTTCGGCAGCAATGCCCCGGCTCCGCCACCGAGTGAAGTCACCGTAATTCGCAGGGCATCATCCCCGTCGGTCACTTCATAGGCAGCAGCACTGAATTGGTCGTTCTTGGATTCCTTCCAACCGTCCGGGGCGTTCAGCTTCGGAGCGCTGCTGGCCATCGGTGCCGGGCGTTGCGGTCCGCCGTTGCTGCGGGGCGGTTGGGACGTTGTCGGAGCATTTCCGGCGAACGGTGGACTCGGAGCGGACATCGAATCGCTACCGCCACTCCCCACAATCGACACCACATACACGGTGTTGTCATCGGCCCCGGAATCCTCGGCGAGTTGGAATTGGATCACTTCATCGGTGTCTTCCATAGCATCGGAATCGCTAATCACCAACTGATCGAGCGGGGACAACCCCAGCTGATTCCGCCATCGGTTCACATTGTCCTTGAGATAATCCTCCCAACTGCCATCACCGACTGGCAGCGGAATCACGCTGACTTCGAGCGTCTCCGGGTCAGATTCGGAACCAGTCTCGATTTCCAAAGTCGCGAACCGCAACCCTGACTCTTCTTTTGAGTTCCACCCCTCGGGGAGCTCCCATTCCGGTTGGCTTTCGTCGTTGAATCGGATCGTTTTCACGAAGGATTCAAATGCGTCTTCGAGGGATTCGACTTTCGGTTTGGCATCACGGAGCTTGAAAAACCAAGCCCGATCATCTTTTCGAACCACCGCACCCAAGATCCGCTCTTCCAAGCGATTCTCTTCCAGCAGGGCCTTCTCGGTGCGGACAGTGTGTTCCGTGATCTGATCGCGTGGGCCGCAACCCATCACGCTCACGATGCAAAAAAGACCGGCGAAGATTGTCAGCGATTGGTTCCCAAGAGAACCGATGAGCGCAGGAGTTCTAAACATAAATTCAATGCGAGGCTAGCGCCTGGTTAAGGCTTTGATTGTGGCGGCGGATTGACGAAACCGACTCATCCTGAGTCCAAGGAGCTTAACTGGACGGTCGCCACCGCCATTTGCGGGAGACCATCATCAACAAGAAATTTGGCAGGAATAAGGGGCAGTCACGTGCGGCTCCATTCCTGTGACTGACAGTGGCAACACCCCCGTTCAAATCAAACGAGACTGATGGCTGCTATGGTATTATAGTCGGGTCGGTTCCAAAAGGTACACGCTGCTGTCCGAGTTCCGCCCGAATTCAGCGAGAATCGCCGCCACGTCACCACTGCCGGGCCAGCAAAGAAAAAAGCCGTCGCCTCCGAGAATCGCTCGGAAACAACGGCTGTCGCTGCGTTGAATTTGACCTGCTCTAGTTCGCCGTGAGATCGAAATTGAACTCGTTGTCGCCTTCGTCGGTGACGGTCGCGGTCAATTCGGTGTTGTCGTTGTATTTCTTGGGAATGTACATTTCGCCGACCGGTTCCGGAGTTCCGTTAGAATTGTCGAATTTGCCGGGGATTGGTCGCGAGGCGATGACTCGCACTTCCATCGCACCAGCTTCCGCTTGCAAACTGTATTCTCCGTTGACGATTTCGCTTGAGAACGCCTTGCGAGGCGGTTCGGTTTGACGGAACGTGATCCGACCATCTTCGATCGGTTCACCATCAAACGTCACTTTGCCACTGACACCGAACATGGCTGGCCCCTCGGGAGCACCACCGCACCCGAGTGTCGCCAAAAGGACCGCGAAGAGTCCGATCACAGTTTTATATTGGGCAATCATTGGGAAATTCTCTGATCATGCGAAGCAGCCGAGCACGCATTCGCTGCCCGGCTGAGTCTTGATGAGGGTGATTCGAGAACGAAACACAGGCGATCGAATATTAGCTCTTGATCGCAGCGGGTTTCGTCTCGTGGAGGCCTGGAAACAATGACGGTCTAGAATTCGCTGACGACTTGGCCGTCGTTGCGAATACCGAGACGCATCCAGATTTGGCGATCGATCGAATCGCTGAAGAATCGGACAGAACCATCCACCATCGCACCATGCACACCGCCAGGATGGAAACTTCGTGCGAAGTTCCAACGTCCGGACAAACCGCTGGTGTTCCCTTCTTCACAAGGGGCGTTGTTCGGTGCTGCTGCAACCGAGGTCGCTTTGCAGGTGTAGGCACGGTCCGGAACACTCGTATTCGGCGTTTCGGCTGAAGAAACACCGTACGAACCGTGCGGGGCTCCACCCCAGTAACCACCCAGTTCACCCCATTTCGCTGCGGTTCCGGGACGAATAATGCCTTCCGAAGCAAACAGAGTATTGGTCGAACCGTCGATACAATCGCGGAAAGCGGTCGCAGATAGTTCGTAGAACATCCCATTGGCGTCGCCGTACGCGATGTCACCATCGGTCACGGTAATCGTTGCAGGGTTTGTACTTGTGTCGAGTGACCAATCCCCGACACCGGCTGCCACACCATAGTTTCCTTGGAATGCGGTTGTTCCGCCGTTGGCACCTTTCCCCGGTGCGCCCGGATCAGACGGGCAAGTGAACGCCGGCACGACCGTTTCGGCGATGTATGCCGTTGCGGTGTTATCTGTCAGATGGTGAATCCATTGGGTTGTATCGGCTTCGTAGGCTTCGGAGAGGGCATTTTGCTCGATGAATGGCAGAATGCGTTGAAACCAGCAGTCACGAATGTGCGTCACCGTCGAAGGAGACGAATTGCTCCGGTGTCCATACGGGAACACTTTGAATGCACTTTGGTAGTTGTGCATTGCGAGAGCCATTTGCTTCATGTTGTTCTTGCATTGGGACCGCCGAGCCGCTTCGCGAGCCTGCTGAACCGCCGGGAGCAGCAAAGCAATGAGGATGGCAATGATCGCAATCACGACCAGCAACTCAATCAGCGTAAACCCCGAACGATATCGGGATTGCGTTTCAATCTTCATGGGGGGCTCCTTCGCGGAATACAGGCAGGAAAAAAGGCAGGTAGGAACCGCATCTTACGCACATCGCATACCACAAGCTAGGTATACAAGGCGAGCCACGTAGGGCAAAGTCGCGGGCAACCCAGTAAAAACCCTTATAAAACCCAACATTTCTCGATTCTCAAACGGCTGAAAAATTGGCTTCGACAGTGGGTCTGATGATGCCAGTGAATTCACTCAATGCCGAATTTGGTGGCAGTCGTGCCGATATTCGATGCCGACAACCGTCACAGACCGAATCAGTGCATCCGGTTTTCTGCCGAGAATTCCGCATCGGCGGTGACTCACGATTCTTGTCAGCGTCGTGAAATCCCATAAAAGTGTCCGCCCCGAGCACTTGCGTTGCGTCCACAGATGCGTGATCTTTGAAGGTTTAGAGAAGATGTCTATTCCCAGTCGCCACCGACTGAATATCGAGGAAGCCATAAAATGACCGCTGGTAATCAGATCGCGACGCTGCTTCTAGGGCTGATTTTCTTGCCGTTCGCTGCTTCGGTGCGAGCCGAGGAAAAGCAGACCAACGATCAAATTTCGTTGGCGGACTACTACGGTTTCGAGGCGTTGGAAGTCTTCAAATTGGCAGACCGATCGCAAGGCATGGTGGCCGGTGACGTCAATCACGATGGCAAAACCGATTTGGTGCTCATCGACAACAGCCACAGTCGGCTCGATTTGCTCATTCAACGCGATCCAAACTCCGTCACTGAGGATTCGGACACGCGGGATGTCAACGAACTCGAAAACGCCCGGCGATTCGATCATGAAAAGTTGGCGGTCGATGCGGAGATTTCTTCTCTGACTTTGGGCGACTTCAACGGCGACGGACGCACCGACATCGCCGCGTTGGGCAAACCGGATCAGCTCACGATTTACTTTCAATCCGCCGAGAACACCCCCGCATGGTCCAAGCGTCATGAAGTGCGATTGCCGGATGTGAATAACTCACTCTGGACCATGGCGGGCGGCGATCTGAATTCGGATCAACTTGCCGACATCGCCGTCCTCGGTGAAACTACGACCTACGTCCTTTACCAGCAGAAAGACAGAACGCTCTCCACGCCGAAGCGGTTGATGAACACGTCGGAAAGTCTCGGCTTGGCTCAGATTGCTGACTTGGACGCCGATGGCCTAAACGATTTGTGTTACACCGCCGGGCCTTCGAACGAACGCGTCCTCTGTGTGCGGCGTCAATCGCCAGACCACACGCTCGGTCCGGAGTTGCAATTCGATCTCAGTCGGCCCCGTTCGCTGAGTATTGGGGAAGTCGATGGAAAACCCGGCCGAGAATTACTCGTCGTAGACTCGCGAACGAACCGACTCAAAATTCTACAAATGCGAGATGCCGATAAAGACGATGAAATCGCTCCCCGCTTGATTCAGTACGGTTTCGGCGATGGCGGTTCCGATCGAGACCGCGATCTGGCTACCGGTGACATTGACGGCGATGGCTTGGAAGACGTCGTCGCAACCGCACCGTCATCCGCACAGATCCTGGTCTATCGACAACAAAAAGACGGCGAACTCGGACCGGCGGAAACGTTTCCCAGTCTACTCGGAATCACGCAAGTGCGGGTCGCGGATGTCGATGGCAACTCACGAGCTGAAGTCTTCGTGCTTAGCCCAAAAGAAAAAACGCTGGGCATCTGTCGTTATGAGAATGGACGACTCACATTTCCCGAGGCACTCGCCACCGACGGGGAACCGGAAGCCTTTGAAATTGTGCGTCCCGATGCCAAACAACCACCGCAGATTGTTTGTCTCACGAAAGAAGGTTCGAAAAGTTCCAGTGCGGAAACGTTGCAATTCAAAGCCGATGGAACCACACAGGAACCTCAGGTGCAGGAAATCGAACTCCCCGGCACACCGCAGCGATTGGTGGCCGTCGATGTCGACCGGAACGACCGACCCGATTTCTTGGCGTTCTTTAGTCTGGGTCGATTGCCGGTGTTGTTGAGTGGAGACGATGACTTATCCGTCGTCAAGACAACCGGTGGAATCCAACTTGGGAATGTCTCATCAAGTGAATTGTTCGTGTTGCCTCCGAACACCGACAAAAACCGCGGTGCCCTGATTGTTGCTCGCGACGGATTCGCCCGCGAATTGGCCTTGGGCGAGGACGGTCAATGGAAAGTCGTCGATCAGTTCAACGCAACGGACTCGAACACGGAAATCGTCGGAG
This region of Thalassoroseus pseudoceratinae genomic DNA includes:
- a CDS encoding DUF1559 domain-containing protein, with the translated sequence MKIETQSRYRSGFTLIELLVVIAIIAILIALLLPAVQQAREAARRSQCKNNMKQMALAMHNYQSAFKVFPYGHRSNSSPSTVTHIRDCWFQRILPFIEQNALSEAYEADTTQWIHHLTDNTATAYIAETVVPAFTCPSDPGAPGKGANGGTTAFQGNYGVAAGVGDWSLDTSTNPATITVTDGDIAYGDANGMFYELSATAFRDCIDGSTNTLFASEGIIRPGTAAKWGELGGYWGGAPHGSYGVSSAETPNTSVPDRAYTCKATSVAAAPNNAPCEEGNTSGLSGRWNFARSFHPGGVHGAMVDGSVRFFSDSIDRQIWMRLGIRNDGQVVSEF
- a CDS encoding FG-GAP repeat domain-containing protein, with translation MTAGNQIATLLLGLIFLPFAASVRAEEKQTNDQISLADYYGFEALEVFKLADRSQGMVAGDVNHDGKTDLVLIDNSHSRLDLLIQRDPNSVTEDSDTRDVNELENARRFDHEKLAVDAEISSLTLGDFNGDGRTDIAALGKPDQLTIYFQSAENTPAWSKRHEVRLPDVNNSLWTMAGGDLNSDQLADIAVLGETTTYVLYQQKDRTLSTPKRLMNTSESLGLAQIADLDADGLNDLCYTAGPSNERVLCVRRQSPDHTLGPELQFDLSRPRSLSIGEVDGKPGRELLVVDSRTNRLKILQMRDADKDDEIAPRLIQYGFGDGGSDRDRDLATGDIDGDGLEDVVATAPSSAQILVYRQQKDGELGPAETFPSLLGITQVRVADVDGNSRAEVFVLSPKEKTLGICRYENGRLTFPEALATDGEPEAFEIVRPDAKQPPQIVCLTKEGSKSSSAETLQFKADGTTQEPQVQEIELPGTPQRLVAVDVDRNDRPDFLAFFSLGRLPVLLSGDDDLSVVKTTGGIQLGNVSSSELFVLPPNTDKNRGALIVARDGFARELALGEDGQWKVVDQFNATDSNTEIVGVAALNMNDEPGEEIVLVDRGIGRLRILQLKEALYEPWKEVEIGKFPFLGTRVADLNGDTKPDLILLGRGKFAVLYSGGAKIELSELADYESPLKKVFFADAAAGDLNADGQADVALIDVRSHFVELLAYDSQNGLRHATHFPVFEGKSFSDSGAPGMNPREALLVDVTGDNHRDLVLLTHDRVLVYPQQTANDSKSH